From a region of the Mycoplasma miroungigenitalium genome:
- a CDS encoding MPN527 family putative ECF transporter permease subunit codes for MYWNNRITIKITLAGLMLALAIVCDLIGQFIPFNGFLKFNLSLIFTLASFRFIGIWWGILVLLIMLFIGPSYSAFGYDILGLLGHGMLIVSQAIFILFYLIFYNYLTKLLKNKKPFKVELISNLASLSLANVCATIALVIINVFVVTPLYFYLFKVIKTPGFTEMVNSYDKVKGLFFYIPNYLLASTIVYGTFNLVNFAINSILLTSILTFDLKLGFSKYLQNNNKKIKKESLCQTSNTTKMK; via the coding sequence ATGTATTGAAATAATCGAATTACAATCAAAATCACATTGGCGGGATTGATGCTTGCATTAGCTATTGTTTGTGATTTGATTGGACAATTTATACCTTTTAATGGGTTTCTAAAATTTAATTTATCGTTAATTTTTACGCTCGCGTCTTTTAGATTTATCGGGATATGATGAGGGATATTAGTTTTATTGATTATGCTGTTTATAGGTCCTTCTTACTCCGCTTTTGGGTATGATATTCTTGGCTTATTGGGTCATGGAATGTTAATCGTATCTCAAGCAATATTTATTTTGTTTTACTTAATTTTTTATAATTATTTGACAAAATTACTTAAAAATAAAAAACCTTTCAAAGTAGAATTAATATCAAACTTAGCTAGTCTATCATTAGCAAATGTTTGTGCTACGATTGCATTAGTAATTATTAATGTTTTTGTCGTAACCCCGCTATATTTCTATCTTTTTAAGGTGATTAAAACCCCTGGTTTTACCGAAATGGTGAATTCATACGATAAAGTTAAAGGATTATTTTTTTACATACCTAACTACTTATTGGCTAGCACTATTGTTTATGGAACATTCAACTTAGTTAATTTCGCAATAAATTCAATATTATTAACTTCAATATTAACCTTCGATTTGAAACTTGGGTTTTCAAAATATCTACAAAATAACAATAAAAAAATTAAAAAGGAGTCTTTATGTCAAACTTCAAATACAACCAAAATGAAATAG
- the ligA gene encoding NAD-dependent DNA ligase LigA → MKKRIQELTSLINKWNQEYFIDNNPSVSDLEYDKALKQLEQLEQQYPEFKHPQSPTNLVGSGMNIYNSKFTKVTHKQPMLSLSKAYNYDEIIKYINNIEKNVPFEDINFSVEPKIDGLSISLHYKNGYLVQALTRGNGIEGEDVTENIMQIKSIPHIINYEPDLEVRGEVFLPKTNFVELNSKMSILGEKAFANPRNAASGTLRQLDSDIVAQRGLQSFLYELVQPELHGVNTQQEALEFMKSLNIPTNPLSKVVELEELEDEIEQFAEIKNKLDYDADGLVIKLNNLKYWVKLGKTAKFPKHSIAFKYEVESATSIITNIVATVGRTGKITYVANLEPVVLNQTTVQNATMHNYNFIQDMNVNIGDEVTIVKAGEIIPKVIDLVSKNSLNVFPKILNCPSCNSVLVEHEDIVDQFCPNEECPDVNINKIYHFSARESLNIKGLGLSTVKDFYKTGIIKCIEDIFKLKYKVDQILELPRYGLTKVNNLLNSIQKSLNSEFNKVLFALGIKHVGARAAKLISNKYNNFSELMADKELFGLTYVENIGPKIIESIIEYLKSGKNVELLNYLDSVFKYKKQSEVISTKLSNLTFVITGKLTENRDFYTKIIENNGGIVSSSVSSKTSYLLCGDDTGSKKDKAIKLGITILNEQDLNNLLK, encoded by the coding sequence ATGAAAAAAAGAATACAAGAATTAACATCATTAATTAATAAGTGAAATCAAGAATATTTTATTGATAATAACCCGAGTGTTTCTGATTTGGAATATGATAAGGCGTTGAAGCAATTAGAGCAACTTGAACAACAATATCCAGAATTTAAACATCCTCAATCACCAACTAATCTAGTCGGCAGTGGAATGAATATTTATAATTCTAAATTTACTAAGGTTACTCATAAACAGCCAATGTTATCTCTTTCCAAAGCTTACAATTACGATGAAATAATTAAATATATTAATAACATTGAAAAAAATGTTCCATTTGAAGATATTAATTTTAGTGTTGAACCTAAAATTGATGGTTTATCTATTTCATTGCATTATAAAAACGGTTATCTAGTTCAAGCTTTAACAAGAGGAAATGGGATCGAAGGCGAAGATGTGACAGAAAATATAATGCAAATTAAATCCATTCCCCATATTATTAATTACGAACCTGATTTAGAAGTTCGTGGTGAAGTGTTTTTACCAAAAACCAATTTTGTTGAATTGAATAGTAAAATGAGTATTTTAGGAGAAAAAGCATTTGCAAATCCACGTAATGCTGCCAGTGGTACATTGCGACAATTGGATTCTGATATAGTTGCGCAAAGAGGGCTTCAATCATTTTTATATGAACTCGTACAGCCTGAATTGCATGGTGTAAACACCCAACAAGAAGCATTAGAATTTATGAAAAGTTTAAATATCCCAACTAATCCATTATCTAAAGTTGTTGAACTAGAAGAATTAGAAGATGAAATAGAGCAATTTGCTGAAATCAAAAACAAATTAGATTATGATGCGGATGGACTTGTAATAAAGCTTAATAATTTGAAATACTGAGTTAAACTTGGCAAAACTGCTAAATTCCCTAAACATTCCATAGCGTTCAAATATGAAGTTGAAAGCGCCACCAGCATAATTACTAATATAGTAGCCACCGTTGGCAGAACTGGCAAAATTACATATGTTGCAAATTTAGAACCAGTGGTATTGAATCAAACTACTGTTCAAAATGCCACTATGCACAATTACAATTTTATCCAAGACATGAATGTAAACATTGGCGATGAAGTAACTATTGTAAAAGCCGGAGAAATAATTCCTAAGGTAATAGATCTTGTTTCAAAAAATTCATTAAATGTATTTCCTAAAATTTTGAATTGCCCATCGTGCAATTCGGTGTTGGTTGAACATGAAGATATAGTCGACCAATTTTGTCCAAATGAGGAATGCCCAGATGTAAATATCAATAAAATTTATCATTTTTCTGCTCGCGAAAGCTTAAATATCAAAGGGTTGGGTTTATCGACTGTTAAGGATTTTTATAAAACCGGAATCATTAAATGTATTGAAGATATTTTCAAATTAAAATACAAAGTTGACCAAATTTTAGAATTGCCACGCTATGGCTTAACTAAAGTCAATAACTTACTGAATAGTATTCAAAAAAGTCTTAACAGTGAATTTAATAAGGTTTTGTTCGCACTTGGAATAAAACATGTTGGAGCTAGAGCGGCAAAACTTATTTCGAATAAATACAATAATTTCTCAGAATTAATGGCCGATAAAGAACTTTTTGGATTAACATATGTCGAAAATATTGGTCCAAAAATTATCGAATCTATTATTGAATACCTTAAAAGTGGAAAAAATGTGGAACTTTTAAATTATTTAGACTCAGTATTTAAATACAAAAAACAATCAGAAGTAATATCAACTAAGCTAAGCAATTTAACATTTGTTATTACTGGTAAATTAACAGAAAATAGAGATTTTTACACTAAAATCATTGAAAACAATGGCGGAATCGTTTCTTCGAGCGTTTCATCAAAGACTTCATATTTATTGTGCGGTGATGATACAGGTAGCAAAAAAGATAAGGCAATTAAACTTGGTATTACTATTTTAAATGAACAAGATTTGAATAATCTATTAAAATAA
- a CDS encoding energy-coupling factor transporter ATPase — MQIKITKLSHIYSRGTRMEFTALRDINFNLKQGEFVGVIGQTGCGKSTFVEHLNGLLLPSKGEIEWNFSNSKKDKKTGQIIHFQDDFKLRASWIKLVNHKNGQKSIKLILKNLRKVKRAKDIRRRVAIAFQFAEYQLFEETIEKDIMFGPLSFGVDKEEAKMRAKKYLNLCGLDDSYLQKSPFGLSGGQKRRVALAGILAIEPDIIVADEPTAGLDPVGVEEILSIFTRLHKMGKTIVIVTHDLDNVLEVTERVVMMRKGTIIKDGPTYDVLKDTQFLLKNNMQPPKLLAFISKLESLGWNIPKTKSIDELANFIGKQINKGGQ, encoded by the coding sequence ATGCAAATTAAAATAACTAAATTAAGCCACATTTATAGTCGTGGAACGAGAATGGAATTTACAGCACTTCGAGATATTAACTTTAATTTAAAGCAAGGCGAATTTGTTGGTGTTATTGGTCAAACAGGTTGCGGTAAGTCTACATTTGTGGAACATCTGAATGGTCTATTATTACCTTCTAAAGGTGAAATTGAGTGGAATTTTTCTAATTCAAAAAAAGACAAAAAAACTGGACAAATAATACATTTTCAAGACGATTTCAAATTGAGGGCTTCTTGAATTAAACTAGTAAATCATAAGAATGGTCAAAAATCAATTAAATTAATCTTAAAAAATTTAAGAAAAGTTAAAAGAGCAAAAGATATTCGTAGAAGAGTAGCGATTGCATTTCAATTTGCAGAATATCAACTTTTCGAAGAAACAATTGAAAAAGACATTATGTTTGGCCCTTTATCATTTGGCGTAGATAAAGAAGAAGCCAAAATGCGGGCTAAAAAATATTTGAACCTTTGTGGACTTGATGATTCGTATCTTCAAAAGTCACCATTCGGTTTGTCGGGCGGTCAAAAACGCAGAGTTGCTTTAGCGGGTATTTTAGCAATTGAACCTGATATTATTGTTGCTGATGAACCAACCGCCGGTTTAGATCCTGTTGGAGTTGAAGAAATTCTATCAATTTTTACCAGATTACACAAAATGGGTAAAACAATAGTCATTGTTACACACGATTTAGATAATGTATTAGAAGTAACTGAAAGAGTTGTAATGATGAGAAAAGGCACTATTATAAAAGATGGTCCAACTTACGACGTATTAAAAGATACTCAGTTTTTACTAAAAAATAACATGCAACCACCAAAATTATTGGCTTTTATTTCTAAATTAGAATCGCTGGGCTGAAATATACCTAAAACGAAATCTATTGATGAGTTAGCAAATTTCATCGGTAAACAAATTAATAAAGGAGGTCAATAA
- a CDS encoding class I tRNA ligase family protein — translation MSNFKYNQNEIELKWQKYWDENNYSIPSKDHDLPKKYILSMFPYPSGNIHMGHVRNYSISDVMARYYRRQGFNVLHPFGWDAFGLPAENAAVKNGIHPKTWTYQNIAKMNPQLKRLGISFAWGDYECITSDEEYTKWEQMLFIKMWQKGLVYRKKSPLNWCEKDQTVLANEQVIDGLCWRCDEVVVQKEMEQYYLKIRDYADELQSDLDTLTGHWPEKVLTMQKRWIGYEHGYNVNFEILKDDSKIADLSVFVKNADELKTFDFVAISASHSLIKKMQELNHITAEQINEINEIKAKATAKDFSSQMCSKLNLRAKASFNEHLYSIVVSDFASIGSNDKVVLVDSSKLKSHKDYALKNNLEIGINNFDVNTDKLTRDVQMNLQDWGISRQRYWGAPIPMIHCQKCGIVPEKIENLPVALPEKVDFTGMGNPLLTNSEWLQTTCPACGQTARRETDTFDTFFESSWYFLRYTVPPVKRNEVAIDKENVAYWNQVDEYIGGVEHAILHLLYARFFTKVLSDLGFVDFREPFANLLTQGMVLKDGSKMSKSKGNTVSPNDAVKEYNADTLRLFILFAAPPEKELEWSTSGIEGSHKFIQRLIEKASNLNLDTNFKNIDVSKLNSDEKLARRKLHLGLKKQEELFSDRRNGYSFNTIIAWCMETMNAYDKITDDKLNTEFFYYILNILEPFIPHLAWELSERFFNLKNLYDFSIDETALELDETTYAITINGKMRGQITVSNNDNKKDYVVALAKQQVANWLKDQNIVKEIFVPNKIINIVVKAK, via the coding sequence ATGTCAAACTTCAAATACAACCAAAATGAAATAGAATTAAAATGACAAAAATACTGAGATGAAAACAATTATTCTATCCCATCAAAGGATCATGATTTACCTAAAAAATATATTTTAAGTATGTTTCCTTATCCATCCGGAAATATCCATATGGGACATGTAAGAAATTATTCAATTTCAGATGTTATGGCTCGTTATTATCGTCGTCAAGGGTTTAATGTGTTGCATCCATTTGGATGAGATGCTTTCGGTTTGCCTGCTGAAAACGCAGCAGTAAAAAACGGTATTCATCCTAAAACCTGAACTTACCAAAATATTGCTAAAATGAATCCTCAATTGAAAAGATTGGGCATTTCATTTGCTTGAGGCGATTATGAATGTATCACTAGCGATGAAGAATACACTAAATGAGAACAAATGTTGTTCATCAAAATGTGACAAAAAGGATTAGTATACCGTAAAAAATCGCCATTAAACTGGTGCGAAAAAGACCAAACTGTTTTAGCTAATGAGCAGGTTATTGATGGCCTTTGCTGACGTTGCGACGAAGTTGTAGTTCAAAAGGAAATGGAACAATATTATTTAAAAATAAGAGACTATGCCGACGAATTACAAAGCGATTTAGATACTTTAACTGGCCACTGACCGGAAAAAGTATTGACGATGCAAAAACGTTGAATAGGCTACGAACACGGTTATAACGTTAATTTTGAAATTTTAAAAGATGACTCAAAAATAGCCGATTTAAGTGTTTTTGTTAAAAATGCAGATGAATTAAAAACATTTGATTTCGTAGCTATTAGTGCTTCTCATTCTCTAATTAAAAAAATGCAAGAATTAAACCATATTACGGCTGAACAAATAAACGAAATTAACGAAATTAAAGCTAAAGCCACTGCCAAAGATTTCTCTTCGCAAATGTGCTCTAAACTTAATTTAAGAGCCAAGGCGTCATTCAATGAACATTTATATTCGATTGTTGTTAGCGATTTTGCATCAATTGGTTCTAATGATAAAGTTGTATTAGTGGATAGTTCAAAATTAAAAAGTCATAAAGATTATGCCTTAAAAAATAATTTAGAAATTGGCATTAATAATTTTGACGTAAATACTGATAAATTGACTCGTGATGTACAAATGAATCTTCAAGACTGAGGTATCTCACGCCAAAGATACTGAGGTGCCCCAATTCCTATGATTCATTGTCAAAAGTGTGGCATTGTACCTGAAAAGATTGAAAATTTACCAGTTGCTCTACCTGAAAAAGTTGATTTCACGGGAATGGGTAATCCTTTATTAACTAATAGCGAGTGATTGCAAACAACTTGTCCCGCTTGTGGCCAAACAGCTCGTAGGGAAACTGATACTTTTGATACATTCTTTGAATCAAGCTGATATTTCTTAAGATATACAGTTCCGCCTGTAAAACGTAATGAAGTTGCAATTGATAAGGAAAATGTTGCATATTGAAATCAAGTTGATGAGTATATTGGTGGGGTTGAACATGCCATTTTACACCTTCTATACGCACGTTTCTTCACTAAAGTATTATCAGACTTAGGTTTCGTTGACTTTAGAGAACCGTTTGCTAATTTATTGACTCAAGGAATGGTGTTAAAAGATGGGTCGAAAATGTCAAAATCAAAAGGTAATACAGTAAGTCCAAACGATGCCGTTAAAGAATATAATGCCGATACCTTAAGATTATTTATTCTTTTTGCCGCTCCGCCGGAAAAGGAACTTGAATGATCTACATCTGGAATCGAAGGTAGTCACAAATTTATTCAAAGATTAATCGAGAAAGCAAGTAATTTAAATCTAGATACCAATTTCAAAAACATTGATGTATCTAAATTGAATAGCGATGAAAAACTTGCTCGTCGAAAACTTCATTTAGGCTTAAAAAAACAGGAAGAACTATTTAGTGATCGTCGTAATGGATATTCATTTAATACAATTATTGCGTGGTGCATGGAAACAATGAATGCTTACGATAAAATTACCGATGATAAGCTAAACACTGAATTTTTCTATTACATTTTAAACATTTTAGAACCGTTTATTCCTCATCTAGCATGAGAGTTATCCGAAAGATTTTTCAATCTAAAAAACTTGTACGATTTTTCAATAGATGAAACCGCATTAGAATTAGATGAAACAACTTATGCTATAACAATTAACGGAAAAATGAGAGGACAAATTACTGTCTCAAATAACGATAATAAGAAAGATTACGTAGTAGCTTTAGCAAAACAACAAGTTGCAAACTGATTAAAAGACCAAAATATCGTAAAAGAAATTTTCGTACCTAATAAAATTATCAATATCGTAGTAAAGGCTAAGTAG
- a CDS encoding phosphoglycerate kinase, giving the protein MKKTIRDVELKNKNVVIRVDFNVPIKNGIIQSNERIVAALETINYAIKSNAKVILLSHLSRIKTEEDKLKKSLFPIAQELSKLLNKKVFFVPETRGEMLKKAVQKLEPGQVMLVENTRFEDLNDKAESKNSPELGQEWAAIADVFINDAFATAHRSHASNVGISTRVPVSAVGLLVEKELNAFDTAFAGDTHPFVAVVGGAKVKDKISYLTKLTQKADKVLIGGAMAYTFLKAKGFEIANSLVEDDQIDFARDLMANCKCEFILPLDNAMVTSFEEGKVSYSKNQNVTKGHMGIDVGPKTIKEYEKHLSNAKLVYWNGPLGVFELPFGEAGTSAIGNAMVNSNAYTIIGGGDTISASEKLGFKDKINHVSTGGGASQQYLLDHELPAINAIQDL; this is encoded by the coding sequence ATGAAAAAAACAATTAGAGATGTTGAACTAAAAAACAAAAATGTTGTTATTAGAGTTGACTTTAATGTTCCTATTAAAAACGGGATTATTCAATCAAACGAAAGAATCGTTGCAGCATTAGAAACAATCAATTATGCAATTAAATCAAATGCAAAGGTGATTTTACTATCACACTTAAGCAGAATTAAAACTGAAGAAGATAAACTTAAAAAATCTTTATTCCCAATTGCACAAGAATTATCTAAACTATTAAATAAAAAAGTTTTCTTCGTGCCTGAAACTAGAGGCGAAATGCTTAAAAAAGCCGTACAAAAACTTGAACCTGGACAAGTTATGCTTGTCGAAAACACACGTTTTGAAGACTTAAACGATAAAGCTGAAAGTAAAAATAGTCCTGAATTAGGACAAGAATGAGCGGCTATTGCTGATGTATTTATTAACGATGCATTTGCTACAGCACATCGTTCACACGCGTCGAATGTTGGGATATCAACACGTGTTCCTGTTTCAGCAGTTGGATTACTAGTTGAAAAAGAACTTAATGCATTTGATACAGCATTTGCCGGCGATACACACCCATTCGTTGCTGTTGTTGGTGGCGCAAAAGTTAAGGATAAGATTTCATATTTAACTAAATTAACCCAAAAGGCTGACAAAGTTTTAATTGGCGGCGCTATGGCTTATACATTCTTAAAAGCTAAAGGTTTTGAAATTGCGAATTCATTAGTTGAAGACGACCAAATAGATTTTGCTCGTGATTTAATGGCAAATTGCAAATGTGAATTTATTCTTCCATTAGATAATGCAATGGTAACATCTTTCGAAGAAGGTAAAGTAAGCTATTCTAAAAATCAAAATGTAACCAAAGGTCACATGGGTATTGACGTTGGTCCTAAAACTATTAAAGAATATGAAAAACATTTATCAAATGCTAAATTGGTATACTGAAATGGACCGTTGGGCGTGTTTGAGTTACCATTTGGTGAAGCAGGAACTTCTGCAATCGGAAATGCAATGGTAAATTCAAATGCTTACACTATTATTGGTGGCGGTGACACTATTTCAGCTAGTGAAAAATTAGGATTTAAAGACAAAATTAACCACGTTTCAACTGGTGGTGGAGCTAGTCAACAATACTTATTGGATCATGAATTACCAGCAATAAACGCAATTCAAGATTTATAA
- a CDS encoding energy-coupling factor transporter transmembrane component T family protein, whose protein sequence is MSATSPVGSYVYDDTFVHRLDPRIKLICNIAYIVLTFISFHFMTLAILLVPLLIVYLVGTKNLKGVFSLLKMPLIIGVIILFVNVYTMKITDQTREIYHVYFYIGTSQTFAFSYGVVARTLSLVFRIYIMIMVTTLFVTTTKPILLTKALEDLLVPLKLLFIPTHIIAMVISIALRFIPTLMIEAKRIMKAQASRGVDFTNGKIKDKAKAFTTLIIPLFSTSFAKAEDLSNAMETRGYDPYGKRTRYRLLIPTWRDLIVFIIMAGLVVLCALIKNSVLQIPNWYELTGFAQF, encoded by the coding sequence ATGTCTGCTACATCTCCAGTTGGATCATATGTTTATGACGATACATTTGTTCATCGTCTTGATCCGAGAATTAAATTAATTTGCAATATAGCTTATATTGTTTTAACATTTATATCATTTCATTTCATGACCCTAGCTATTTTATTAGTGCCATTATTAATTGTTTATTTGGTAGGCACAAAAAATTTAAAAGGTGTATTCTCATTACTGAAAATGCCTTTAATAATTGGCGTAATAATACTATTTGTAAATGTGTATACAATGAAAATTACTGACCAAACTAGAGAAATCTATCATGTATATTTCTATATTGGTACTTCGCAAACTTTTGCATTCAGTTATGGTGTGGTTGCGCGGACATTATCCTTGGTCTTTAGAATTTATATTATGATAATGGTTACTACCTTATTTGTAACAACTACTAAGCCAATACTATTAACGAAAGCACTCGAAGATCTATTGGTTCCGTTAAAATTGCTATTCATCCCTACACACATTATCGCAATGGTTATTTCTATTGCTTTACGCTTCATTCCGACTTTGATGATTGAAGCTAAAAGAATTATGAAAGCACAAGCTAGCCGTGGAGTTGATTTCACAAACGGAAAAATTAAAGATAAGGCTAAAGCTTTTACGACATTAATTATTCCTTTGTTTTCTACGTCATTTGCTAAAGCTGAAGATCTTTCAAACGCTATGGAAACTAGGGGATATGATCCATATGGGAAGAGAACTCGTTACCGTCTACTTATTCCCACATGACGTGATTTGATAGTCTTTATCATTATGGCAGGGTTAGTTGTATTATGTGCACTTATTAAAAATAGTGTTTTACAAATTCCAAACTGATATGAATTAACCGGCTTTGCACAATTTTAA
- the upp gene encoding uracil phosphoribosyltransferase gives MLKVIEHPLISIKLTNMRDKNADHSVFRQNLNEIASLMVYEVLREYKTKPKKITTSLNKEFSGQTYDKDVVFVPILRAGLGMIEGLLQLVPKARVGHIGMYRDHSTLRPSTYFYKMPEISKDSYVFVVDPMLATGGSAVDAINKLHSDGFTNVNLICLVGCREGVDRVINTFGSDFKIYLAALDPILNNEKYIEPGLGDAGDRIFGTK, from the coding sequence ATGTTAAAAGTTATTGAACACCCTTTAATTTCAATCAAATTAACTAACATGAGAGACAAGAATGCAGACCACTCAGTGTTTAGACAAAATTTAAATGAAATAGCTTCGTTAATGGTTTATGAAGTATTGAGAGAATATAAGACTAAACCTAAAAAAATTACAACCTCTTTAAATAAAGAATTCTCAGGTCAAACATATGATAAAGATGTTGTTTTCGTTCCTATTTTGAGAGCTGGGCTCGGAATGATTGAAGGTTTATTACAACTAGTTCCTAAAGCACGAGTTGGGCACATTGGAATGTATAGAGATCACTCAACTTTACGACCAAGTACATATTTTTATAAAATGCCAGAAATAAGCAAAGACAGTTATGTTTTCGTTGTGGATCCAATGTTAGCTACTGGTGGTTCTGCAGTTGATGCTATCAACAAACTTCATAGTGATGGTTTTACGAACGTTAATTTAATTTGTTTAGTAGGTTGCCGAGAAGGTGTCGATAGGGTAATTAATACTTTTGGTTCTGATTTCAAAATATATTTAGCAGCATTGGACCCAATATTAAATAACGAAAAATACATCGAACCAGGCCTGGGTGATGCGGGAGATAGAATATTTGGAACTAAATAA
- a CDS encoding alpha/beta fold hydrolase: MSKWFEYDGSSLLECLTKNNNCEQNLLIIHGFASNFKHMKSIYENLNDKFNIYALNLPAHGESDYEPEWMDFKVFRNIILEFIQRLKLNNITLLGHSMGGALALLCAEKISHLVDRVILLAPMNRTQLIYEDKFEYFYPRNINQYKNLAQIIFAKPENFLKNNKFMNSVEYYFKNKQETFNVLYPFGLTLNNEKYFAKIDRAISVADYPIYLINGDQDGIMPVELAIKHFKKLNKNVKSYLIKNSGHSMWLENFNDTFNTINKIVSDK; encoded by the coding sequence ATGAGTAAATGATTTGAATATGACGGCAGTAGTTTGCTTGAATGTTTAACCAAAAACAATAATTGTGAACAAAATTTATTAATTATCCATGGGTTCGCTTCCAATTTTAAACATATGAAATCTATATATGAAAATTTGAATGATAAATTTAACATTTATGCTTTAAATTTACCGGCTCATGGAGAAAGCGATTATGAGCCTGAGTGAATGGATTTTAAAGTTTTTAGAAATATCATATTAGAATTTATTCAAAGACTTAAGCTGAATAATATTACCTTACTAGGGCACTCAATGGGTGGCGCTTTAGCGCTTTTATGTGCTGAAAAAATTTCACATCTAGTTGATAGAGTTATTTTGTTAGCACCAATGAATAGAACCCAATTGATATATGAAGATAAATTTGAATATTTTTATCCGCGTAATATTAATCAATATAAAAACTTAGCTCAAATAATATTTGCAAAACCAGAAAATTTTCTCAAAAATAATAAATTTATGAATTCTGTCGAATATTATTTTAAAAATAAACAAGAAACATTTAATGTTCTATATCCCTTCGGGTTAACACTGAACAACGAAAAATATTTTGCCAAAATAGATCGTGCAATTTCAGTTGCTGATTACCCTATTTACCTAATTAATGGTGATCAAGACGGAATAATGCCAGTTGAGTTAGCAATCAAACATTTTAAAAAACTAAATAAAAATGTTAAATCATATTTAATCAAAAATTCGGGGCATTCAATGTGGCTAGAAAACTTTAATGATACTTTTAATACAATCAATAAAATCGTTTCAGACAAATAA
- the tpiA gene encoding triose-phosphate isomerase — protein sequence MNKIVIANWKMNKTFNESAEWLTEFNRKYKKRCRDSRYRDATLSNEFGIAMPPINLAAHVGFNKVKQLMLVAQDVSAFPCGPYTGDVSAEMLSEFDIKYVIVGHSERRRYHYETCEDVNAKARAALEYGITPLICFGETLEEFEKGLSKEVVKKKIEDSSRGLDFSKVIISYEPIWAMGTGKCATPEFVHDMAVFIRSITSSDAKIIYGGSVNAENIVGLAKIHDINGFLIGNATLDLDTFLEVIAVE from the coding sequence ATGAATAAAATTGTTATCGCGAATTGAAAAATGAATAAAACATTTAATGAAAGTGCTGAATGATTGACAGAATTTAATAGAAAGTATAAAAAAAGATGTCGTGATAGTCGTTATCGCGATGCCACCTTATCTAATGAATTTGGTATCGCGATGCCACCTATTAATTTGGCAGCACATGTAGGGTTTAATAAGGTTAAACAATTAATGTTAGTTGCTCAGGATGTTTCGGCTTTTCCTTGTGGTCCATATACAGGAGATGTTTCAGCAGAAATGTTGAGTGAATTTGATATTAAATATGTAATTGTTGGTCACTCCGAAAGAAGAAGATATCATTATGAAACGTGTGAGGATGTTAATGCCAAAGCACGCGCTGCTCTCGAATATGGAATCACACCTCTAATTTGTTTTGGTGAGACATTAGAAGAATTTGAAAAAGGATTATCTAAGGAAGTTGTTAAGAAAAAAATTGAGGATTCTTCAAGAGGTTTAGATTTTAGTAAAGTAATAATTTCTTACGAACCAATTTGGGCAATGGGAACCGGAAAATGCGCTACACCTGAATTTGTTCACGATATGGCTGTGTTTATTCGTTCAATTACTTCTTCGGATGCTAAAATAATATATGGTGGATCAGTAAACGCTGAAAATATAGTCGGCTTGGCTAAAATTCATGATATTAATGGTTTTTTAATTGGAAATGCTACTCTTGATTTAGATACGTTCCTAGAAGTTATAGCGGTTGAATAA